One Kribbella sp. NBC_00662 genomic region harbors:
- a CDS encoding polyprenyl synthetase family protein: MTAVERMPSATNVLDLLARGRELVDPRLRHALDRLDEHTRLVANYHFGWCDDQGRPTGGNSGKAIRPGLTLLVAEAVCGSPGPAVPGGVAVELIHNFSLIHDDLMDRDTQRRHRRTVWAIWGDATAVLVGDALACLADEVLAECNSPYAVRAGHALAVATRELIRGQVLDVAFERRESVSLSECVDMAAGKTSSLLGASAELGAILAGADAATCDAFRTYGWELGLAFQIVDDLLGIWGAPEKTGKPVFSDLRAHKKTLPVVWSLEYGGAHGRELAAWFAETGTPSEDDVRRAAVLVENAGGREWALAEAEERVRKAGKALDAAGIAPANRDQLDQLAQFIAERQL, from the coding sequence GTGACGGCCGTGGAGAGGATGCCTTCGGCAACTAATGTGCTGGATCTGCTCGCTCGTGGGCGTGAGTTGGTCGACCCGCGACTGCGCCACGCACTGGATCGTCTCGACGAGCACACCCGGTTGGTCGCGAACTACCACTTCGGCTGGTGTGACGACCAGGGACGACCGACCGGCGGCAACTCCGGCAAGGCGATCCGTCCGGGCCTGACGCTGCTCGTCGCCGAGGCCGTCTGCGGATCACCCGGGCCGGCCGTCCCCGGCGGCGTCGCGGTCGAGCTGATCCACAACTTCTCGCTCATCCACGACGACCTGATGGACCGCGACACGCAACGCCGCCATCGTCGTACCGTCTGGGCGATCTGGGGCGACGCGACCGCGGTCCTGGTCGGCGACGCGCTGGCTTGTCTCGCGGACGAAGTACTTGCCGAGTGCAACTCGCCGTACGCCGTTCGCGCCGGACACGCCCTCGCCGTCGCCACGCGCGAGCTGATCCGCGGGCAGGTGCTCGACGTGGCGTTCGAACGCCGCGAGTCCGTCAGCCTGTCGGAGTGCGTCGACATGGCGGCCGGCAAGACCAGCTCGTTGCTCGGCGCATCGGCGGAGCTCGGGGCGATCCTGGCGGGTGCCGATGCGGCGACGTGCGACGCGTTCCGGACGTACGGCTGGGAGCTCGGGCTGGCCTTCCAGATCGTCGACGACCTACTCGGTATCTGGGGTGCGCCGGAGAAGACCGGCAAGCCGGTGTTCTCCGACCTGCGTGCGCACAAGAAGACGCTTCCTGTTGTGTGGTCCCTCGAGTACGGCGGTGCGCACGGGCGCGAGCTCGCCGCATGGTTCGCGGAGACGGGTACTCCGAGCGAGGACGACGTACGACGGGCCGCCGTACTCGTGGAGAACGCGGGCGGGCGGGAGTGGGCGTTGGCCGAGGCCGAGGAACGAGTGCGTAAGGCCGGGAAGGCGCTGGATGCCGCGGGTATCGCGCCGGCCAACCGGGATCAGCTCGACCAGTTGGCCCAGTTCATCGCGGAGCGGCAGCTGTGA
- the hpnE gene encoding hydroxysqualene dehydroxylase HpnE → MRRVAVVGGGLAGITAALQLADAGCEVVLLEGRPKLGGLTHSFERDGRWIDNGQHVFLRCCTSYLGLLDRLGVRDQVHLQPRLDVPVRSGERGGVGRIRRNAMPAPLHLGPALATYRWLSVPERVAAVRGALAMGRVDRTAAETDAQSFGDWLAAHGQDARAVEALWELIGIATLNARADNASLAVAATVFQVGLLERSDAADIGWSLVPLQQLHGEAAARALTAAGVAVRLRARVRALDAVDGGWTIEGERYDDVVLAVPPAEAASLLPDDAVDLPAGWAEALGSSPIVNAHVVFDRVVLDEPFVAGVDSPLQWVFDRTVQSGSNPAEQYLAVSLSAADDLIDTPVAELRDVLVPALRRLLPAAADARVKEFFVTRERQATFRPAPGTGRFRPDATTTRPGLHLAGAWTATGWPATMEGAVRSGEAAAASVLTTSAPSVEDVVS, encoded by the coding sequence ATGAGAAGGGTGGCCGTTGTCGGAGGTGGTCTGGCAGGGATCACGGCAGCGCTACAGCTGGCCGATGCCGGGTGTGAGGTGGTGCTGTTGGAGGGGCGGCCGAAGTTGGGTGGTCTGACCCATTCGTTCGAGCGGGACGGACGCTGGATCGACAACGGCCAGCACGTGTTCCTGCGCTGCTGTACGTCGTACCTCGGGCTGCTCGATCGGCTGGGCGTGCGGGATCAGGTGCACCTGCAGCCGCGGCTCGACGTGCCGGTGCGGAGTGGGGAGCGTGGCGGCGTCGGGCGGATCCGGCGCAATGCGATGCCGGCACCGTTGCATCTCGGCCCGGCGTTGGCGACGTACCGCTGGCTGAGTGTGCCCGAGCGGGTTGCTGCGGTGCGGGGTGCGTTGGCGATGGGGCGGGTGGATCGGACGGCTGCCGAGACGGATGCGCAGTCGTTCGGAGATTGGCTCGCCGCGCATGGGCAGGACGCGCGGGCGGTGGAGGCGCTGTGGGAGTTGATCGGCATCGCGACGCTGAACGCGCGTGCCGACAACGCGTCGCTTGCCGTTGCGGCGACGGTGTTCCAGGTCGGACTGCTGGAGAGGAGTGATGCGGCGGATATCGGTTGGTCGTTGGTGCCGTTGCAGCAGTTGCACGGCGAGGCTGCGGCGCGTGCGTTGACTGCTGCAGGGGTTGCTGTTCGGTTGCGGGCGCGGGTTCGGGCTCTGGATGCGGTGGATGGTGGTTGGACGATCGAGGGGGAGAGGTACGACGACGTCGTACTGGCGGTGCCGCCGGCCGAGGCGGCGAGCCTGCTGCCGGACGACGCGGTGGACCTGCCGGCCGGGTGGGCGGAGGCACTCGGCAGCTCTCCGATCGTCAACGCGCACGTGGTGTTCGATCGCGTGGTGCTCGACGAGCCGTTCGTTGCCGGCGTCGACAGTCCACTCCAGTGGGTCTTCGACCGGACCGTCCAGAGCGGAAGCAATCCGGCCGAGCAGTACCTCGCCGTCTCGTTGTCGGCGGCCGATGACCTGATCGACACCCCGGTTGCCGAACTGCGCGACGTCCTTGTGCCTGCCCTCCGGCGGCTGCTCCCCGCGGCCGCCGACGCGCGTGTGAAGGAGTTCTTCGTGACCCGAGAGCGACAAGCCACCTTCCGGCCGGCGCCAGGCACCGGCCGTTTCCGCCCCGACGCGACCACCACCCGCCCCGGCCTGCACCTGGCCGGCGCCTGGACCGCCACCGGCTGGCCCGCCACCATGGAGGGCGCCGTGCGCAGCGGCGAGGCCGCGGCCGCCTCCGTCCTGACCACATCCGCGCCGTCGGTCGAGGATGTGGTCTCGTGA